In one Candidatus Glassbacteria bacterium genomic region, the following are encoded:
- a CDS encoding SH3 domain-containing protein yields the protein MPEIGINFRYLKLVLALVISLCAVPLADLGAENGTVAVITNRFANIRSGPGTKFTRLGRVYRGDRFPVSDIRPEWIEISYSGRAAWVFGELVRLEQAGLEPEKIERVDIRIDDLNNRLDRLVRKVEQVAEMIDQRYPDPPAVDSTAILTVEPKRKLQPAEFVSPAWVFIPGGPRLSAGDRLRGWGLLGLTAACAGGGYYFHAKHLDYRDDYRALGPSTPAEEFEKLYAKADNRRRVSDALFYAAAGLYALNVLDYFFFLPHTMAGMAVAADHEGGGRINLSMSKEF from the coding sequence ATGCCGGAAATCGGCATCAATTTCCGCTATTTAAAACTAGTCCTGGCGCTGGTTATCTCCTTATGCGCCGTTCCCCTGGCCGATCTGGGCGCCGAAAACGGTACGGTTGCGGTGATCACCAACCGCTTCGCCAATATCCGCTCCGGGCCGGGAACAAAGTTTACCCGGCTCGGCCGGGTGTACCGGGGAGACCGTTTCCCGGTCAGCGATATCCGTCCTGAATGGATCGAAATATCTTACAGCGGACGCGCCGCCTGGGTATTCGGTGAACTGGTCCGCCTGGAGCAGGCGGGACTGGAGCCTGAGAAAATCGAACGCGTGGATATCAGGATCGACGACCTGAACAACCGCCTCGATCGCCTGGTGCGGAAAGTCGAGCAGGTAGCCGAAATGATCGATCAGCGCTACCCGGACCCCCCGGCCGTCGATTCGACCGCAATACTGACCGTGGAGCCGAAGAGAAAACTGCAGCCGGCCGAGTTTGTCTCGCCCGCCTGGGTGTTTATCCCCGGCGGACCGCGCCTCTCGGCGGGCGACAGGCTTCGCGGCTGGGGACTGCTGGGCCTGACCGCGGCCTGCGCAGGAGGAGGCTACTACTTCCATGCGAAACACCTGGACTACCGCGACGACTACCGGGCCCTGGGACCATCCACCCCGGCTGAAGAGTTCGAGAAACTCTACGCTAAGGCCGACAACCGGCGCAGGGTCAGCGACGCTCTGTTCTACGCCGCGGCCGGGTTGTACGCACTCAACGTGCTCGACTACTTCTTCTTCCTGCCGCACACCATGGCCGGGATGGCCGTGGCCGCCGACCATGAGGGCGGAGGCAGGATCAATCTCAGTATGAGCAAGGAATTTTGA